In the genome of Acidobacteriota bacterium, the window ATTGGGTTGTGCGCCGGTTAACAATCCTGACGCCGAAGCCATTTTGCGCGCCGTCAACTCGTGGATGACGCCAGAGCCAGTGGATTGGCCTTGGCGAACGGTCGGCGAATACCTGAATCGCTTACAAGACAATGGCTTGGCGTTGAATATTGCAACCCTGGCGCCGCACGGTCCAATTCGGATTTCGGCAATGGGGCTGGCAAAAGGCAAAGTTTCGCGTTTGCAATTGAAAACCATGCGCTCAATGGTCGAACGAGCGATGAAGGATGGCGCATTGGGGCTTTCGACCGGATTAATTTATCCGCCGGGAATGTATTCGGATACCGCTGAGCTGAAAGATTTGGCGAAAATTGTTTCAGACCACGACGGCATTTACACCAGTCATATTCGTGGTTCCAGCGAAACGCTGATTCCTGCAGTCAAAGAGTTGTTAGAGGTGGCGCATTCAACCGGAGTCCGTGTTCACCATTCGCATAACGAAGCCGTGGGGCGCGAACACTGGCCGAAGATTGACCGGGTCATGCAAATGGAAGCGAAGGCGGCCAGCGAGGGAGTTGGCATTACATCCGATATGTTTCCTTACACGGCGGCGGCGACGATGATGATTGCCATCTATCCGCCCTGGGCATTGGAAGGTGGCGTGGATCAATTGATCGAACGGCTGAAAAACGAAAGGACGAGGCGACGAATCGAACGCGAAATCGAACGGGTCAAATCTTCCTGCAAACCCGATGGATGGCCACACAATTTGGTTCGCGCCACGGGTTGGGAAGCGATTCGTATTGGTTATGTCGCCAGCCGCCGGAACAAACGCTTAGAAAATCGCAGCTTGACGGAACTTGCCCGCTTGACCTGGAAAACTCCGTTTGATGCGATTTCCGATTTAATCATTGAAGAGCGTGGGCAGGTTTCGATGTTGATTTTTGAGGTCAGCGGGGAGCGCGATCAGCGCGATTTGCTAGCGAAATTTGCGTGTCTTCCGCACGGAATGTTTTGCACAGACGCGGAAGATTACGGACGTGGATTGCCGCATCCGGCGGCTTATGGTGCATTTCCGCGAATTTTGTCCAAACTGGTTCGTGAGGACGGCGCGCTGAAATTCGAAGAAGCGGTGAAGAAAATGACTTCTCTCCCCGCGACGATTTTTGGATTAAAAGCGCGCGGCGTCATTCGACCCGGAGCATTTGCCGATCTGGTGATTCTCGATCCGCAGCGAATCTGTGACCGCGCAACTTTTGAAAAACCGCGGCGCGAGGCAACCGGCATTCAGACGGTCATCATCAATGGAACCGAGGTATATTCACAAGGCAACTTTCACAATGCGTTTTCCGGCGAGGTTCTCCGTCATCGAAGCTGACAATTCGCATTAAGATTAATCAGCTTTACAGGCAAATTTCGCGTGATAAATTGCCGCCAAAGGTTTTCGACTGCTAAATCAAAACAAAAAACTTTGAGACAGGATTAACAGGATTTTTCAGGATAAACGGAATTCCAACTTGATTGGAGCCTTGTTGAAATTAGCGTTTCTGAAAATCCTGCCCAATCCTGTAAATCCTGTCGAAAAAAGAGTGCCCCAATGTTGTTTGTTCTGATTTAGTTGGAAATCTGCTGTTTTGATTATCTCCGCATCCGATTGCCTTCCCCAAACCAAACAATGCCCAAACTGTTTTCCTTGATCGAACAAATTCGTAGTGTGAGACGAACTGCTTATCAAGGAAAGCGTGCTTCAACGGGATACCCCAATAAACAAATCATTCATTTTCTCAGTGAGGTTTTATGAGAAGTTCAATTCGCAACTGGTCGCTACCGGTTTGTTTCGCTCTGGTTCTTGTCGCGCTGTTGTTTGGCCTGATGCCCAAAACATCAGCCGCAATGTTTGATGGCAATGAAAATCGTCCATTACTGGTGGGCGCGATTGTTTCTTTGCCCTCGACACAAAATTTCGTTGGTGATTGGGTGGTTTTCCGAACCAAGGTCAAAGTCACGGATACCACCAAACTGGATCAGACACGCGCCAAAATTGCCGTCGGCGCTTTGGTCGAAGTCAAAGGCACAAAACAAAACGACGGTTCGATTACCGCTACGGAAATCACCGTGAAGCTCGCCGCGCCGCCGGGAATTCCGATTAACTTCAGCGGCAAAATCGAAGAATTGCCCAGCACCGCCAACCGCATCGGCGATTGGAAGGTGAATGGCAAAACCATCCATGTTTCCGCTTCCACCAAGCTGATTGAAGAAAAGGGCACCGTTGCCGTCGGTGTGTTTGTCGAAGTGGAGGGCATGCTCCAGATTGACGGTTCGATCAATGCCAGTGAAATCGAAGTCAAACCGGACGGCGTGACCGGCATTCCCGTCAAATTCACGGGCAAGGTTGAAAGACTGCCCAGCACAAATGGCCGCGTCGGCGAATGGGTCATCAGCGGTCGCAAGGTGAACGTCACGGCGCAAACCCAACTCAAAGCGACCAATGGTGATTTCATGATCGGTTCGACCGTGGATGTCGAAGGCGTTATTCAAAACAACGGTTCGATCGTTGCCACCAAACTGGAAACCAAAGCCGCTCCAATGCCGCCAACCATTTTCGTGTATTTTGTGGGCACGATTGAGACCTTGCCGAACACCACAACATTCATCGGCGATTGGAAAATCAGCGGACGGACGGTCAAAGTCACAGACAAAACCGTGCTCAATCAGGAGCGAGGTAAAATCGTTGTCGGCGCGATTGTCGAAGTCAGCGGAACGCTGGCAGATAACGTCGTTACGGCTTCAAAGATTGCCGTCCGCGATGACAACCAGCCGGATTCAATTCGCTTCAGTGGCATCGTTGCTTCTTTGCCGCCGTCGAATGGAACTGTTCCGGGCTTCATCGGCGATTGGAAAGTCGGCGAGCGCACCGTGCACGTCACCGTCCAAACCAAGGTTGATGAATCCAAAGCCAAAGTCGCCATCGGCGCTCTGGTGGAAGTCGTCGGCACGCAACGCGATGATCGTTCGGTGGACGCGACGACCATCACTGTCAAAGACAATGTTCCGGGCGGCCCGGCCAGTTACGTCCGCTTTTTCGGCTCGCTGACCAAACTGCCCGACGCCAGCATTCAGATTGGCAATGGTCGCGCCGGAGACTGGATCGTTGGCGATAAAACTGTTCACGTGGAGCCAAAGACGCGCATCAACGAAGAGCACGGGCGTGCCGTCGTCGGCGCTTACCTGGAAGTCGAAGGTAACCAGCGTGCAGACGGTTCGGTGGATGCCGCCGAAATCACTGTCGAACGTGATGCTTCTGCGCCAGCCGGCGCGATCGGGTACATTGATTTTTACGGGGCAATCAAAGCTCTGCCGTCTGCGGCCAATTTTGTCGGCGCCTGGACTGTGGAAGGCAAAACGGTCAACGTCAGTGACAAAACGAAGCTGGAAAAGGGCCGGGTTGATTTCGCCGTCGGCGTGATTGTCGAAGTCAAAGGCTATTTGCTGGACAGTGGCCAGGTGAATGCCATCAAGATCGAAGGCAAGGTTCCTGCTTCCGCCAGCAATGTCGTCACGCGCAGCTTTATCGAATTCATCGGCGACGTGACCGACCTGCCAACCCCGGCGAATTTTGTCGGCGATTGGAAAGTCGGTGGCCGCACGGTTCACGTCAAAGAACGCACCGTAGTTCGACGGGAACGCGCTGCGGTGGCCGTTGGCGCAACGGTCGAAATTTACGGCGTTGAATTGTCCGATGGAACGATTGACGCCAAGTTCATCGAAGTTTCGCACGGCCCTATCGGAGCCAGCTTCCAAACGTACTCCGCGCTGACTTCGGTCAATGCGGGCAGTTATCTGGAAGGCGCAACTTCATCGGCGATCATTGCTTCGTTTGGCAGCGGATTGGCTGGCGGCGTTGAGGTGGCCAAGAGCTTGCCGTTGCCGACGGAACTTGGCGGCGTATCTGTGCTGATTGATGGCGATCCCGTAGGACTGTTCTTCGTTTCGCCGAATCAGATCAATTATCAAGCTCCCGACGATGCTTTGCCGGGGGCGGCTCAAGTGACCGTGATGCGAAACGGCCAGGCCGTGGCGCAAGGCACATTGGAACTTGGAAACGTGGGGCCGAGCCTGTTCACTGCGGATTCCAGCGGGACGGGCGTTCCCGCCGGGTTACTACTTCGCGTTCGCGCAAACGGCCAACAGGTTTACGAACCGCTGGCTGCATTCAGCAATGGAAAAGTCACTCCGGTGACGATCACCCGTAATGCTGGCGACCGGTTGTTCCTGGTGCTGTACGGAACCGGATGGCGCGGAGCCGACGACACCGACGGCAACACCGGCAACGGCGTCGCCGAAAGCCTGGAGATCACCATCGGCAACGCAAAAGCACCCGTGCTGTTTGCGGGAGAAGCACCGGGCTTTGCCGGACTTGATCAGATGAACGTCGAAATTCCGAATGGCATCAGCGGTAACGTGACCCTTGTCGTTAAAGTCTTTGACGGCGAAGGCAATGTTCTCCGCACCAACTCGGTCAGCATCTCGATTCGGTAATCACTCAATCGAGCTTGAGCTTAAAAAATGGGGAGCGTTCTTTGTGGACTTTCCCCATTTTTGCGTCATAGCAAGCTCAGTCTTGCTGCCTTGCCGCAGAACCTTTGAATACGAATCGAGTAGGAATTTCTTCCAGTCATTGTCGCTGTTCGATAATCGGAATAGAATCCGCGCGGCCCAGTATTCAGGCACACGTGGAGATGAAAAGCCGGACTACTTCTCGCTTTACCGTGCGCCGAAACATCAATCCTGACACCTGTCACTTCGGACAAACGGAGAGTAAAGCCATGGTTTCCATAAAGCCTAACAGCCTGAAGGTAAGATTTTTGGTGGCGGTATCGGCGGTGACTTTGATGACGCTATCCATTGCATCCTACGAAGCGCTTCCTGCAACGGCGACATCCCGCCAAGTGCAAGAAGACAGGGAATACGAGATTTATCAGCCAAATTGGCCGGTGGGCGCGCTCGAACTGGTTGAGGTAAAGAATCTTCAATCGGAATCGTTTCCCCAAGACTTTGAGATCGAAGTAAAAAA includes:
- a CDS encoding D-aminoacylase: MKFDLLIQNARIVDGTGQPAYSGNIAITDKRIVALGTFPAKARRTINANRLAVIPGIIDPHSHADLILPLNPKRQAELMRCKLAQGITTTIVGNCGLGCAPVNNPDAEAILRAVNSWMTPEPVDWPWRTVGEYLNRLQDNGLALNIATLAPHGPIRISAMGLAKGKVSRLQLKTMRSMVERAMKDGALGLSTGLIYPPGMYSDTAELKDLAKIVSDHDGIYTSHIRGSSETLIPAVKELLEVAHSTGVRVHHSHNEAVGREHWPKIDRVMQMEAKAASEGVGITSDMFPYTAAATMMIAIYPPWALEGGVDQLIERLKNERTRRRIEREIERVKSSCKPDGWPHNLVRATGWEAIRIGYVASRRNKRLENRSLTELARLTWKTPFDAISDLIIEERGQVSMLIFEVSGERDQRDLLAKFACLPHGMFCTDAEDYGRGLPHPAAYGAFPRILSKLVREDGALKFEEAVKKMTSLPATIFGLKARGVIRPGAFADLVILDPQRICDRATFEKPRREATGIQTVIINGTEVYSQGNFHNAFSGEVLRHRS